From a region of the Salinispira pacifica genome:
- a CDS encoding DUF2804 domain-containing protein — protein MSTPIYTENEITEVRPLLNEDGTISAEGWSRRPLWQYSRDAVAAPWFRIKEWDYYYVISPELKRGITFTISDLGYAGLIALCWVDFEKEEVHQLDTISWFPRGGIFHPETAGAAGDNHRGRSERSPGGARAFSPDSGRVSFSNDDISLSFEAVDGQRRIRVSAPDMKFPDGSKGLEGELVLNQPPELESMNIATSWKKNRKRFYYNRKINNMSAAGTIRAGRRSYFFRDEDSMGGLDWGRGAWTYKNRWFWASMSGRLEGTPFGFNLGYGFTDRSPASENMLFYDGKAHKLGEVRFEFDPESYYRPWSMSSSDGRLELAFTPAVDRSSSTNFLIIRSVQHQVFGYFSGIAVLDNGEKLSFRNMPGFAEDVFNRW, from the coding sequence ATGAGTACGCCGATATATACGGAAAACGAAATCACTGAGGTCCGACCTCTTCTTAATGAAGACGGAACCATCAGTGCTGAAGGCTGGTCCCGCCGGCCCCTGTGGCAATACTCCCGGGATGCGGTGGCCGCACCCTGGTTCCGGATTAAGGAGTGGGACTACTACTATGTAATCTCTCCGGAACTGAAACGGGGAATCACCTTCACCATCAGCGATTTGGGCTATGCAGGGCTCATCGCCCTGTGCTGGGTGGATTTTGAGAAGGAAGAGGTGCATCAGTTGGATACCATCAGCTGGTTTCCCCGGGGCGGGATATTCCACCCCGAAACCGCCGGTGCTGCAGGGGACAACCACCGCGGCAGGAGTGAGCGCAGCCCAGGAGGTGCCCGGGCATTCAGTCCCGACTCCGGCAGGGTGAGTTTTTCCAATGATGATATTTCCCTGAGCTTTGAAGCGGTGGACGGGCAGCGGCGGATCCGGGTCAGCGCACCTGATATGAAATTTCCCGACGGCAGCAAGGGGCTGGAAGGGGAGCTGGTGCTTAATCAGCCCCCGGAGCTGGAAAGCATGAACATCGCCACATCCTGGAAGAAGAACCGCAAACGCTTCTACTACAACCGCAAAATCAACAACATGAGCGCAGCGGGGACCATCAGGGCGGGCAGGCGCAGCTACTTTTTCCGGGATGAAGACTCCATGGGCGGCCTGGACTGGGGGCGGGGAGCCTGGACCTACAAAAACCGCTGGTTCTGGGCATCCATGAGCGGGCGGCTTGAGGGTACACCCTTCGGGTTCAACCTGGGTTACGGCTTCACCGACCGAAGCCCGGCCAGTGAGAACATGCTCTTTTATGACGGAAAAGCCCATAAACTGGGGGAGGTCAGGTTCGAGTTCGATCCTGAAAGCTACTACCGTCCCTGGTCCATGAGCTCCTCCGACGGCCGGCTTGAGCTGGCCTTCACCCCTGCGGTGGACCGAAGCTCCAGCACCAACTTCCTGATTATCCGCTCCGTTCAGCACCAGGTATTCGGATACTTCAGCGGCATAGCCGTTCTGGATAACGGCGAAAAACTCAGCTTCCGGAATATGCCGGGGTTCGCAGAGGATGTGTTTAACCGCTGGTAA